A single genomic interval of Ammospiza nelsoni isolate bAmmNel1 chromosome 25, bAmmNel1.pri, whole genome shotgun sequence harbors:
- the EDN2 gene encoding endothelin-2, whose product MGSHPAVLLALALCALLEAGLGHPPAESHLAARPRSKRCSCNSWLDKECIYFCHLDIIWVNTPGHTAPYGLGSPPRRRKRSAGRCECSHSRDSICATFCHGRPGYLQSLKLPVSSGASARSLQSGTTRHSPHGLLRALRDLRVSSPRSSKHQQRSQRDTQPPALPWERNIWKKKR is encoded by the exons ATGGGCAGCCACCCCGCCGTGCTGCTGGCGCTCGCCCTTTGCGCCCTGCTGGAAGCCG GTCTGGGCCATCCCCCGGCCGAGTCGCACCTGGCCGCGCGGCCGAGGAGCAAGCGATGTTCCTGCAACAGCTGGCTGGATAAGGAATGCATCTACTTCTGTCACCTGGACATCATCTGGGTCAACACACCTGG GCACACCGCTCCCTACGGCTTGGGCAGCCCGCCAAGGCGGCGCAAGAGGTCGGCGGGACGGTGCGAGTGCTCGCACTCCAGGGACAGCATCTGTGCCACCTTCTGCCACGGCAGGCCTGG GTACCTCCAGAGTCTGAAGCTCCCCGTGAGCTCTGGAGCATCAGCAAGGTCTCTGCAGAGCGGTACCACAAGACATTCCCCTCACGGGCTGCTGAGAGCTCTCAG ggaccTCAGGGTCTCCAGCCCACGCTCCAGCAAACACCAGCAGCGCTCGCAGAGGGACACacagccaccagctctgccttgggAAAGAAACatctggaagaagaaaagataa